A window of Acidobacteriota bacterium contains these coding sequences:
- a CDS encoding DUF3467 domain-containing protein, protein MPVPPQPPSVKLTSTNDYRESYSNSVQVRVSVWDFFLAFGTLRAQTPTEVEVANFQGIYLSPQQAKALLMILQQNVSQYESAFGEIKLDPQFAQQGPVN, encoded by the coding sequence ATGCCCGTGCCGCCGCAACCGCCCAGCGTAAAACTCACTTCCACAAACGATTACCGCGAGAGCTACTCCAACAGCGTGCAGGTACGCGTAAGCGTATGGGACTTCTTTCTGGCCTTTGGTACACTCCGCGCCCAAACACCCACTGAGGTCGAGGTGGCCAATTTCCAGGGAATCTATTTGAGCCCGCAGCAAGCCAAAGCGCTGCTGATGATTCTTCAGCAGAATGTCTCGCAATACGAAAGCGCGTTCGGCGAGATCAAGCTCGATCCACAGTTTGCACAGCAGGGACCGGTGAACTGA
- a CDS encoding phytanoyl-CoA dioxygenase codes for MYSAIGLHHEGSWIAACNPSAYGHIDSGLLQDLRVAYFFDPESVRKSMTDVGICLVNGVLDQERIQELRNVFPKDAHGIRNLLDLQMIRELACSESVKGLAQSVLGNDCFAVRGIFFDKPSNANWKLCFHQDVTIEVQFRKDAPGFCNWRVKDQIQCVQPPTEILKRIVSVRLHLDDSRSDNGPLRIFRGSHKNGRLTQSQIDQIIESETPVECRVPVGGALMMKPFVVHGSSSALNPTHRRVIHLDYAADDLPHGLEWRHRVYSA; via the coding sequence ATGTATAGCGCAATTGGTCTACATCACGAGGGAAGTTGGATCGCCGCATGCAACCCATCGGCGTATGGCCACATCGATTCTGGCCTTTTACAGGACCTCCGCGTGGCTTACTTCTTCGATCCTGAATCAGTGCGCAAGAGCATGACTGACGTCGGCATCTGCTTAGTAAACGGAGTTCTCGATCAGGAACGCATTCAAGAGCTGCGAAACGTTTTCCCCAAGGATGCCCATGGCATTCGCAATCTGCTCGATCTGCAGATGATTCGCGAACTGGCCTGCTCAGAATCGGTGAAAGGACTGGCGCAGTCCGTTTTGGGTAACGATTGTTTCGCTGTGCGAGGAATCTTCTTTGATAAACCCTCGAATGCTAATTGGAAATTATGCTTTCATCAGGACGTGACTATTGAAGTGCAGTTCAGAAAGGATGCGCCTGGCTTCTGCAATTGGAGGGTAAAGGATCAAATCCAGTGTGTTCAACCACCGACTGAAATCCTGAAGCGCATCGTTTCTGTCCGTCTTCATCTGGATGATTCGCGCAGCGACAACGGTCCACTGCGCATCTTCCGCGGTAGTCATAAAAATGGGCGGCTAACCCAGTCGCAAATCGACCAGATCATTGAGTCGGAGACTCCGGTCGAGTGTCGTGTTCCAGTTGGGGGGGCGCTGATGATGAAGCCTTTCGTTGTACACGGCTCATCGTCAGCGCTTAATCCTACGCACCGCAGAGTGATTCATCTCGACTACGCTGCGGATGATCTGCCGCATGGACTTGAATGGCGTCACCGCGTTTACTCGGCATGA
- a CDS encoding sigma-54-dependent Fis family transcriptional regulator has protein sequence MAESEIPLRDVELTIGRGLSNHVCISDPILSRQHCVITSENGQFVIRDLGSRHGTLVNGVPISQQVLHHDDKISLGSSVFAFMLREDEEVAQPQSSHAELEDTSEVAGAQTMLRQEDALYLQPETITRDFVQGGRIARDLNTLLVIAKNISKLRDRESLAWQLLGMIFDVVPADRGAILGFGDDPGQIAWSVGWDRRRGPGFPVKVSRTIVSKVVRERSGLMISEVPENAELRKSSSFTDLPMHALMCVPLTLAGKVGAVIYLDTQDARVSFDENHLQILAAIASLTGLALENINYVENLKLENRELRSQIAVEHNMVGSSLSIQEVFEFIRRVAPTDSTVLIEGESGTGKELVAHALHTNSTRASGAFVAINCAAIAETLLESELFGYEKGAFTGATAQKKGKIEIANGGTLFLDEVGELAVSLQAKLLRVLQQREFERVGGTRPMKIDLRLIAATNQDLEECVKSGKFRKDLFYRLNVVSIEVPPLRERREDIADLAEYFISKAAKKCNVRSKGLSEGARLCLSAYDWPGNVRELENAIERALVLGSADAILAEDLPEAIAEAATPAGVPATKYAGAMKDTKRQVILQALQDANGSYIEAAKALGLHPNSLLRLIRRLDLKLEAKKMMG, from the coding sequence ATGGCCGAGTCCGAAATCCCGTTGCGGGATGTGGAGCTCACTATCGGCCGTGGGTTATCGAATCACGTCTGCATTTCGGATCCGATCCTATCCCGGCAACACTGCGTGATTACAAGCGAGAACGGCCAGTTTGTAATTCGCGATTTGGGAAGCCGTCATGGAACGCTTGTGAATGGTGTCCCCATTAGCCAGCAAGTACTGCACCACGACGATAAGATTTCTCTGGGCAGTTCAGTCTTTGCGTTCATGTTGCGCGAGGATGAGGAGGTGGCTCAACCGCAATCGAGCCACGCGGAGTTGGAAGATACCTCCGAAGTGGCAGGCGCGCAGACTATGCTTCGGCAGGAGGATGCGCTGTATCTCCAGCCAGAAACGATTACGAGAGATTTCGTTCAAGGCGGACGCATCGCGCGCGACCTGAACACTCTGCTGGTCATCGCGAAAAATATCAGCAAGCTTCGTGATCGCGAATCGCTGGCCTGGCAACTTCTCGGGATGATCTTCGACGTGGTTCCTGCCGATCGCGGCGCTATTCTCGGTTTCGGCGATGATCCCGGTCAGATCGCCTGGTCGGTAGGATGGGACCGACGGCGGGGACCAGGATTTCCTGTCAAGGTTAGTCGCACGATCGTATCCAAGGTAGTCCGCGAACGTAGTGGGCTGATGATCAGTGAAGTTCCAGAAAATGCCGAACTGCGCAAGAGTTCCAGTTTTACCGATCTTCCCATGCACGCTCTCATGTGCGTGCCTCTTACCTTGGCGGGCAAGGTTGGAGCGGTGATCTATCTGGACACTCAGGATGCCAGAGTCAGCTTCGACGAGAACCATTTGCAAATCCTGGCCGCCATCGCAAGCCTTACGGGGCTGGCACTTGAAAACATCAACTACGTGGAGAACCTGAAGCTCGAAAATCGTGAGCTGCGCAGCCAGATTGCCGTTGAGCACAATATGGTCGGAAGCAGTTTGAGTATTCAGGAAGTCTTCGAATTCATCCGGCGCGTGGCTCCCACTGATTCGACTGTCCTTATCGAGGGCGAGAGTGGTACCGGCAAAGAGTTGGTTGCCCACGCCTTGCATACGAACAGTACACGCGCGAGCGGGGCCTTTGTCGCCATCAACTGCGCCGCCATCGCTGAAACTTTGCTCGAAAGCGAATTGTTCGGATATGAGAAAGGCGCGTTCACAGGAGCAACCGCTCAGAAAAAGGGAAAGATCGAAATTGCCAATGGAGGAACGCTATTTCTGGATGAGGTCGGCGAGCTTGCCGTGTCGTTGCAAGCCAAGCTGCTGCGGGTTCTTCAGCAGCGTGAGTTCGAACGCGTAGGCGGAACGCGTCCTATGAAGATTGATTTGAGGCTAATTGCTGCTACGAATCAGGACCTTGAGGAATGCGTGAAGTCAGGGAAGTTTCGCAAAGATCTCTTTTACCGGCTCAACGTCGTATCCATCGAGGTTCCACCCTTGCGAGAGCGACGCGAAGATATCGCTGATCTCGCAGAATATTTCATTTCCAAGGCAGCGAAGAAATGTAATGTGCGGTCGAAGGGACTGAGCGAGGGCGCAAGGCTTTGTCTCAGTGCGTACGACTGGCCGGGAAATGTTCGCGAACTTGAAAACGCCATTGAACGCGCCTTGGTCCTTGGTTCTGCCGACGCGATTCTGGCGGAGGATCTTCCGGAAGCAATCGCGGAAGCCGCAACTCCTGCCGGAGTCCCGGCTACAAAGTACGCGGGCGCGATGAAGGATACAAAGAGGCAAGTGATCTTGCAGGCCCTCCAAGATGCCAACGGAAGTTACATCGAAGCAGCCAAAGCACTGGGACTACATCCCAACTCGCTCCTGCGGCTGATCCGTCGTCTGGATCTGAAGCTGGAGGCGAAAAAGATGATGGGCTAA
- a CDS encoding glycosyltransferase: MRLRPARENAITSLNFLGIRGVHIFALIFTTIFLLHSPLLRLPYFWDEAGYYIPAAYDFFTRGSLIPSSVPSNAHPPLPQIYLAFWWRLSAFKPAVTRTAMLLVAAFALVVIFKLSQMLANTQIAIAVTICTALYPVWFAQTSLAHADLPAAAFSLWGLYFYFRSSLGAPPTFATRQEMTPEAPHRQRDAWLAAAFFWVSALSKETSVIIPISLAIYDLMAKLRCKPAGSVQIVVRSALLLSSVIPLGIWYLYHRLRTGFFFGNPEFYAYNVAGTLAPLRVILSIGLRSWQMLGYMNLWLLTLATLWAMRYPALKERDGSEHPRIALQVQYRIAAILVANALLFSLVGGAALARYLLPVYPLVILIGISTVRRRLAEWTAVVGLILAGFVLSLFANPFGYSAPEDNLSYRDYVMLHKQAVDRLQQRDPHARVLTAWTATDELTKPFLGYVKQPMSVVRIADFSYEQLQLGRMASGEYDVALLFSTKQTPQTSLLDRWPWWERVSHNYFGFHRDLSPQAAAETLGGRITWEERRGRQWVAIVNFDRMENARRDTEVFGGDAGAIHSRSAKSRTG, translated from the coding sequence ATGCGCTTGAGGCCCGCCAGAGAGAATGCAATCACGTCTTTAAATTTTCTTGGAATTCGTGGCGTTCACATTTTCGCACTAATCTTTACGACGATTTTCCTTCTGCATTCGCCATTGCTCCGCCTTCCTTACTTTTGGGATGAGGCCGGCTATTACATTCCCGCCGCGTACGATTTCTTCACGCGCGGGTCTTTGATTCCGAGCTCTGTCCCCAGTAACGCGCACCCTCCGCTTCCGCAGATTTATTTAGCCTTTTGGTGGAGGCTCTCGGCGTTCAAGCCCGCCGTAACGCGGACGGCGATGCTTCTGGTGGCTGCTTTTGCGCTAGTCGTCATTTTCAAACTCTCGCAAATGTTGGCTAATACGCAGATTGCGATAGCAGTGACTATTTGCACCGCGCTTTATCCCGTCTGGTTTGCGCAGACCTCGCTGGCGCACGCCGATTTGCCGGCTGCAGCATTCTCTTTATGGGGACTTTACTTTTACTTTCGCAGCTCCCTTGGCGCACCACCGACTTTTGCTACGAGACAGGAGATGACGCCCGAAGCACCGCACCGGCAACGCGATGCATGGCTGGCAGCAGCCTTCTTCTGGGTGAGCGCACTCTCAAAAGAGACATCCGTCATCATTCCGATTTCTCTCGCGATTTATGACCTAATGGCCAAACTGCGATGCAAGCCCGCAGGTTCGGTGCAGATTGTTGTGCGCTCAGCGCTGCTGCTCTCGAGCGTGATACCTCTTGGGATTTGGTACCTTTACCACCGGCTACGTACTGGGTTCTTTTTCGGGAATCCGGAATTCTATGCTTACAACGTTGCAGGAACTCTCGCACCTTTGCGGGTCATCCTGTCGATTGGCCTCCGTTCATGGCAAATGCTTGGCTACATGAACTTGTGGCTGCTTACGCTGGCTACGCTGTGGGCTATGCGTTATCCAGCGCTTAAAGAGCGCGATGGCAGTGAGCATCCCCGCATCGCGCTGCAAGTTCAATACCGTATTGCCGCGATTCTCGTAGCGAATGCACTTCTGTTCTCGTTGGTTGGAGGAGCAGCGCTCGCGCGCTATCTACTTCCGGTCTACCCGCTAGTGATCCTGATCGGCATTTCAACTGTGCGCCGACGCCTTGCAGAGTGGACCGCCGTCGTAGGCCTGATTCTCGCAGGATTCGTGCTATCCCTCTTCGCGAATCCATTTGGCTATAGCGCTCCCGAAGACAACCTGTCGTATCGGGATTATGTGATGTTGCACAAGCAGGCTGTAGACCGACTGCAACAACGCGACCCCCACGCTCGTGTGCTAACTGCCTGGACAGCGACGGACGAACTCACAAAGCCATTTCTGGGCTACGTAAAGCAACCGATGAGCGTGGTTCGCATTGCGGATTTCTCGTATGAGCAACTGCAACTTGGTCGCATGGCCTCGGGAGAATACGACGTTGCCCTCTTGTTCTCTACGAAACAGACACCCCAGACTTCATTGCTCGACAGGTGGCCCTGGTGGGAGCGCGTCAGCCACAACTACTTCGGATTTCACCGAGATCTCTCCCCGCAAGCTGCAGCCGAAACCCTTGGAGGCCGCATCACTTGGGAGGAGAGACGTGGCCGGCAGTGGGTTGCGATCGTGAATTTTGATCGGATGGAGAATGCGCGCCGTGATACTGAAGTCTTCGGCGGTGATGCAGGAGCTATTCACAGCCGAAGCGCCAAAAGCCGAACGGGTTAG